Part of the Kushneria marisflavi genome, ACCTGTACGGATTCATGAAGATGGCGAACCATAACGAAGGGTTTTCGGGGGATTCACCGCTGAACAGGATGGCCAGTGGCGACATTCTTGCTCTGATGTCGGTGGCTTCACGCATCGATGCGATGAGGGGCGCACAGTGGTAAGTGTCGAGGGATTACCGGTACTCCCTGCGGGAGAGGTAGAAGGATATCGTTTGATTCCTTCGAAATTCCCACCGATTGCACTCTTTGACGATGTGGCCAGCATCGACGAGTTCGAGGTGCTTCATGAGCTGCAGGCGCTTACCAATCCGCGCCTGCAGGCCGAGATCGGCAACCTGGCGCTGATCGACACAGATGAGATACCTTTCGGAATCCGGGGCTGCTCCTATGCGACCGCGCCGTTCACCCACGTTAACCTGACCGGCTCACGCTTTAGTCGCGGGCGATTTGGTGTGCTCTATATCGCCGACGAGATGGCTACGGCGATCGCCGAGGTCAGCCATCACCAGACCGCTTATTGGCGCAAGGTACCCGAGCTTGGCTATGAGCGGTTCGTACTGCGCGGCCTGCATTGTCGATTCGACCAATCCGGCATGGCAGATGCGCTGATGCTCGCTTCCACCCACGCCATTTATGCCCCTGACGACTACACCGCCTCGCGGGCCCTGGGTGATGAGATTCACGCGCACGGCCTTCCCGGTCTTCGCTACCGTTCGGCTCGCTCGCCGGGCAACCTCTGCTGGGGGTTGATGACACCTCGCCCGGTCCGGGACATTGTTCAGACCGAACACTATGAGATGGTCTGGAACGGCGCCATTACTCATATCAATCGGATCTCCGCGGTTTGAAACCCGCCCTGTTTTTCTGCTTCTTGTTTTAACTCCGGTTCATCCTCGCATCTGCGGGGAACGCGTGACCGGCTCCTGCCAGTGGAGAGGTCGGGTCGGTTCATCCCTGCGTTTGCGGGGAACGCTCCAAGCGGGCCAGCTGGGTACGGATCGGCATCGGTTCATCCCCGCGCCTGCGGGGAACGCGCGACAGTCGTGGCCTGGGCAACTTCCGCAATCGGTTCATCCCCGCGTCTGCGGGGAACGCGTCGGAATCATCGCAGTATGGCGCCACTGATCGCGGTTCATCCCCGCGGGTGCGGGGAACGCTATAACCCGATGCCTGACGCCGCTTTTGATGCCGGTTCATCCCCGCGGGTGCGGGGAACGCCATGTTGACCAGATAGAGACGTCGGCGGATTTCGGTTCATCCCCGCGGGTGCGGGGAACGCTGCATGATCAATTCAAGATGTGATCGGGTGTTCGGTTCATCCCCGCGGGTGCGGGGAACGCCAGTGCGCGCTGCATCATCTGCGCCAATACGTCGGTTCATCCCCGCGGGTGCGGGGAACGCACCTGCACCACTGCCGCCCTGATCACCGCCACCGGTTCATCCCCGCGGGTGCGGGGAACGCTCTATCAACGTCCCGACTGGTACGAAGGCATTCGGTTCATCCCCGCGGGTGCGGGGAACGCATTCTCTCCATAGGTGACTGAAGCATCGGCCCACGGTTCATCCCCGCGGGTGCGGGGAACGCCATACCCATTGCCGCCCAGCATGTTTGCGTTTCGGTTCATCCCCGCGGGTGCGGGGAACGCGGCCGAGTCGCGCCAGATGTGGGCCGATGAGCCGGTTCATCCCCGCGGGTGCGGGGAACGCTGCAAGCTGACGCTGAGCGGTCGCCTGTGACGCGGTTCATCCCCGCGGGTGCGGGGAACGCGATAATTGCTGACACGGGACTGAGCGCGGCATCGGTTCATCCCCGCGGGTGCGGGGAACGCTTGGCGCCACAAGCGCTGTGAGAAAGGCCATTCGGTTCATCCCCGCGGGTGCGGGGAACGCTGCCCTGCTTGACCAGACCGGCATCCCAGAATCGGTTCATCCCCGCGGGTGCGGGGAACGCAGCTTGTGAGTGCCGCCAATGCGCCGGAAAACCGGTTCAT contains:
- a CDS encoding RES family NAD+ phosphorylase, encoding MVSVEGLPVLPAGEVEGYRLIPSKFPPIALFDDVASIDEFEVLHELQALTNPRLQAEIGNLALIDTDEIPFGIRGCSYATAPFTHVNLTGSRFSRGRFGVLYIADEMATAIAEVSHHQTAYWRKVPELGYERFVLRGLHCRFDQSGMADALMLASTHAIYAPDDYTASRALGDEIHAHGLPGLRYRSARSPGNLCWGLMTPRPVRDIVQTEHYEMVWNGAITHINRISAV